Below is a window of bacterium DNA.
TTCCCTACGACCGTAAATGTAGGGCGGGGTTTCCTAACCCCGCCGCTGGCGATGACGTAGGGGCCGACCGACGGCGCGCCGTTTAGGTCGACCCACCCCTCTCCCTAACCCGTAAGCGCGCTTCCCCCCAGAGGGGGGAGGGGAAACCGCTTCGATGCCGCCTAAACCTCCGAGATGTCGGCTATTTTCTCCTCCAGGAGGGAGTCGATCTTGGCCGACTGCTCGTCGGTCATCTTCTGGACCACGTCCACGAGCCGGTCGCGCTCGTCCTCGCTGATGTCGCTCTTCTTCTCGGCGTTCTTGAGCATCTCGTTGGCGTCGCGGCGGACGTTGCGGATGGAGACCTTGCCCTCCTCGGCCAGGCGGTGGGCCACCTTCGCCAGCTCCTTGCGCCGGTCCTCGGTCAGCGGCGGGAAGGGCAGGCGGATGACCACGCCGTCGGAGGACGGGGTGATGCCGAGGTCCGACGACTGGATGGCCTTGACGATGGCCTCCACGGCGGTCCTGTCCCAGGGCTGGACGACGACCATGCGCGGCTCGGGGACGCCGATGGTGGCCATCTGGTTCAGGGGGGTCTGGGTGCCGTAGTAGTCCACGCGGATGGAGTCCAGGATGGCGGGGTTGGCGCGTCCGGTGCGGATGGCGCGCAGGTCGCGCTTGGTCGCTTCAACGGCCTTCACCATGTTTTTTTGTGTCTCTATAAGGTGTGGCTCAGTCATAGCGCTCTCCTAAAGATTCCGTTTCTTGTTTATATAATCGGCAAAAGATACCGTGTTATCAAGATTCCACACAGCCTCGAAACATTTAGTATATTTTTCGAAAAGACTATTTTCATTATTCTTTATTATGTGTAATAAGGGAGCACTTGAACCAACCATGCCGTACAAATGTGGGGTTATTAGCATATTGTCGTCGAAACGATATATGCTGTTGTAAAGAGTAGTGTTATGAAGTTTTACGTAGAATTTGTTATTTCTTGGGACGTATAATGGTTCTAGCTGTTCTAACATAGTTACTATTCTTTCCTTGATACTCCCAACTTTCCCTTCCTCATTGTTTCTTGATTTAATAAAATCAAATTCATCCTCGATGACAATTGGGTTACCAAGTAATATTCTGATTTGCACCATTTTTGCGATTTTTTCATTTAGTATTTCAATGAACCATGGCTGAAAAGATAAATGATGCATTGCATATGCCATCAGATCAATCTGACTATTTGCATTTTTAAACATTGTCTTCCACAATAAATTACTTTCATCATTGTCTCGTTCATTCCAGATTGCGATTAATCCAGTTTTTTGTGAGCTTCGAATTAGCTTGTTTGCAATTGCTAATTGTTTTTTTATTTCAATATATGTATCAGGCATTGTTACTCTGAAGGTTCCAGATATTAAAGTAGCAGACATTAATGATACACCAAAGGCAAATAAAAAATTATTCCACCCTGGCTCAAATAGGTTAGTAATTGAGGATACAACAAAAAGGATACCAACAACAGCTAGCAATACGTGAATAACTAGTATCCATGTTGTTGAGGTTGGCTTTACCATTATTTTTAATAAAAGGTTTTCTCAGAGTTTTTTTGATAATCACTAATCCGTATGATTTGAGCTGGGTGAAGATTAATGTTATTTAATTCAGATAAATCAAAGAACTTTACTTCGAGTGATTCTTTACTGATTTTTATTTCCCCGCTAACAACTGAACAAAGAAAACAAAGTGAAAATTGTTGTCGTATTTCTCCATCACTATATTCTATTATATGTTGTGGATCTGAATAAACACCGATAAGTTTATCAACCTTTATGCGAATATTGCTTTCTTCATAAACTTCACGGAT
It encodes the following:
- the frr gene encoding ribosome recycling factor encodes the protein MTEPHLIETQKNMVKAVEATKRDLRAIRTGRANPAILDSIRVDYYGTQTPLNQMATIGVPEPRMVVVQPWDRTAVEAIVKAIQSSDLGITPSSDGVVIRLPFPPLTEDRRKELAKVAHRLAEEGKVSIRNVRRDANEMLKNAEKKSDISEDERDRLVDVVQKMTDEQSAKIDSLLEEKIADISEV
- a CDS encoding NUDIX domain-containing protein yields the protein MARKDYYHVSNAPKPNSIVPAASAVVINDKGQILLHRRKDNNFWSLLGGAMIPGESISETAIREVYEESNIRIKVDKLIGVYSDPQHIIEYSDGEIRQQFSLCFLCSVVSGEIKISKESLEVKFFDLSELNNINLHPAQIIRISDYQKNSEKTFY